Proteins encoded in a region of the Micromonas commoda chromosome 10, complete sequence genome:
- a CDS encoding ATP-binding cassette superfamily (multidrug (ABCG/PDR-type)), with the protein MAENVFRVGTSRRPVTMTTRDGGEKVRLSFERLQYTVNVKGSGLPKALLQNINGDVTSGHVLAILGPSGAGKTTLLNALTLQQAGGSPSGYIRVNGEPLTTAMYDRVCAYVEQFDTLWASLTAREHLEYAMALHRGDLDVTQRAAEVDKLLHSVGLEEFQHTRAGSEIIRGLSSGNKRRLSVALALVKRPKILFLDEPTSGVDSASAVRMMTFLKNVAKAQNIAVVCTIHQPPASVFAGFDNVMVLSMGRVAYFGKAAKMNAYLASVGHAPTADTNPAEFILDLVNKDFTSTASVRAVLDKWSEGTGEAYGCELEHEDGAPLALADFQRAPFAKQLAVLTDRSVVVARREPLAYLVRLIANFNATLFFGIIYIETRDKVQAQINPRTFFLMFCVGIPMQFILVSNFIYHYQWLSLKKEVKDGMYHPAANAIASWIVQIPMMFILALSSLIPMFAVGDLAWESFGIVLVLYAVTFWAFEGLAQAFSCFPNVIYGLFMFLNIYFMAFLFCGMFVDPEDVVWPIRVFCYFLPLGWTLQSYMYGLWHHMDNHKGVTYCTPGDALPQGGVCTAQGFYCYSEEDPSGAVCYGETGDQILESLSVQFTIFEAKGHYARNIGFIIAFGSLCRIGYVAAVYVLTKMYGGQTPAEPSDSYEVSVDGEDATSDGDSTVHGSELAISVAEPSFAPVAKDDPDGTTFCFKDISYSIPGKKGAPDKRVLVDVSATVHAGEVLAIVGPSGAGKTILLDTLTYSKGPGAPAGDITLDGHKMSRSVFVEQAIYVPREDNLWPTMTPRQHLEFAFKLFRPTLDAESLALEVNELLSVTGLTSCQDTRAGGFLFKGLSGGQRRRLSLAVALVKRPRVIILDEPTSGLDSAAAAAIVSLLDNIARKCKAAVICTIHQPSALVFAGFHKVLVLSEGRVAFCGERGDMAPYFEKVGQALSHDANPAEAVLDLVSKDATSEEAVKEILDKWEASNDSKSLALMSSGVEGKAPPSRRGSGAGAVASTAQVFKRQLSLALVDPLQYTGRLAAVPPIVAFFGLVYLASRDENQKQVPFRLFYLWWVLALPACMSISTLIGTNRDNFSVVYEIRAGMYKAWSYAASTSLVQVPALFLLAMCINVAAFAVGGWPWDNFITFSLTITATLMFFDNLAQLLAVAFVNPVLGMLAFLGVWSSSIIFCGLVFRGEDVVWPFRLFYYLMPLKWTFGSAGYDLFMPSTFSGAETCVPGAAIVYADGVASTCPPVGFYCDGMTSSFGCWGRTGEQVLDTLQMSYESLSSTDHRGRDIGILLAMVAALKLGYIFILTKKVSATDSPQKPAKVSPKPAK; encoded by the exons ATGGCGGAAAACGTTTTTCGCGTTG GAACCTCGCGTCGACCGGTCACCATGACCACCAGAGATGGCGGCGAGAAGGTGCGGCTCTCGTTCGAGCGCCTGCAGTACACCGTCAACGTCAAGGGGAGCGGCCTGCCCAAGGCGCTCCTGCAGAACATCAACGGTGACGTCACCTCCGGTCACGTGCTGGCCATCCTCGGcccgtccggcgcgggcaagACCACGCTCTTGAATGCGCTGACGCTGCAACAAGCCGGCGGCTCGCCCTCCGGCTACATCCGCGTCAACGGCGAACCCCTCACCACCGCCATGTACGACCGAGTCTGCGCCTACGTCGAGCAGTTCGACACCCTCTGGGCATCCCTCACCGCCAGGGAACACCTCGAGTACGCCATGGCGCTGCACCGCGGAGACCTCGACGTCAcccaacgcgccgccgaggtggacaAGCTCCTCCACTCCGTCGGGCTCGAGGAGTTCCagcacacgcgcgcgggcagcGAGATCATCCGCGGCCTGTCCTCGGGCAACAAGCGGCGcctctccgtcgcgctcgcgctggtcAAACGGCCGAAGATTCTGTTCCTGGACGAGCCCACGTCCGGCGTCGattccgcgtccgcggtgcgcATGATGACCTTCCTCAAGAACGTCGCCAAGGCTCAGAACATCGCGGTCGTGTGCACCATCCACCAGCCCCCCGCCTCCGTCTTCGCGGGCTTCGACAACGTCATGGTGCTCTCCATGGGCCGGGTGGCGTACTTTGGCAAAGCCGCCAAGATGAACGCGTACCTCGCCAGCGTCGGCcacgcgcccaccgccgatACCAACCCGGCCGAGTTcatcctcgacctcgtcaaCAAAGACTTCACGTCAACCGCCAGCGTCAGGGCGGTGCTCGATAAGTGGTCCGAAGGTACCGGCGAGGCGTACGGGTGCGAGTTAGAACACGAGGACGGTGCCccgctggcgctcgccgattTTCAGAGAGCGCCCTTCGCCAAGCAGCTCGCGGTGCTCACCGACAGGAGCGTCGTGGTGGCGAGGCGCGAACCCCTGGCGTACCTCGTGCGACTCATCGCCAACTTTAACGCGACGCTGTTCTTCGGCATCATCTACATCGAGACCCGAGACAAAGTTCAGGCTCAGATCAACCCGCGGACCTTCTTCCTCATGTTCTGCGTCGGTATTCCCATGCAGTTCATCCTGGTGTCCAACTTCATCTACCACTACCAGTGGCTCAGCCTCAAGAAGGAGGTCAAGGACGGCATGTAtcaccccgccgcgaacgccatcGCGAGCTGGATCGTGCAGATCCCGATGATGTTCATCCTGGCGTTGTCCTCGCTCATCCCCATGTTCGCGGTGGGTGACCTCGCGTGGGAGAGCTTCGGCATCGTCCTCGTGCTCTACGCGGTCACGTTCTGGGCGTTCGAGGGATTGGCGCAGGCGTTCTCGTGCTTCCCCAACGTCATCTACGGCCTGTTCATGTTCCTCAACATCTACTTCATGGCTTTCCTCTTCTGCGGCATGTTCGTGGACCCGGAGGATGTGGTTTGGCCCATCCGCGTCTTCTGCTACTTCTTACCCCTCGGGTGGACTCTGCAGTCCTACATGTACGGACTCTGGCACCACATGGACAACCACAAGGGTGTCACCTACTGCacacccggcgacgcgctccccCAGGGCGGCGTGTGCACCGCGCAGGGCTTCTACTGCTACAGCGAGGAGGACCCCAGCGGCGCGGTTTGCTACGGCGAGACTGGCGACCAGATCCTGGAGTCGCTCTCCGTGCAGTTCACCATCTTCGAGGCTAAGGGCCACTACGCCCGCAACATCGGCTTCATCATCGCCTTTGGATCGTTGTGCCGCATcgggtacgtcgccgcggtgtacGTCCTGACCAAGATGTACGGCGGTCAGACCCCGGCGGAACCCTCGGATTCCTACGAGGTATCCGtagacggcgaggacgccacgTCCGACGGCGACTCCACCGTCCACGGGAGCGAACTCGCAatctccgtcgccgagccctccttcgcgcccGTAGCCAAGGACGACCCGGACGGCACCACATTCTGCTTCAAGGACATCTCCTACTCCATCCCGGGGAAAAAAGGGGCTCCGGATAAGCGcgtgctcgtcgacgtctccGCTACGGTTCACGCgggcgaggtgctcgccatcgtcggcccgtccggcgcgggcaagACGATCCTCCTCGATACCCTCACCTACAGCAAAGGaccgggcgcgcccgcgggggacaTCACCCTGGACGGGCACAAGATGAGCAGGAGCGTGTTCGTCGAGCAGGCCATCTACGTTCCTCGCGAAGATAACCTGTGGCCCACCATGACGCCGAGGCAGCACCTCGAGTTTGCGTTTAAGCTCTTCCGACcgacgctcgacgcggagtcGCTCGCGTTGGAGGTGAACGAACTCCTCTCCGTCACCGGCCTCACCTCCTGCCAGgacacccgcgccggcggcttcctctTCAAGGGTTTGTCAGGGGGCCAGCGCAGGCGCctctcgctcgcggtggcgctcgtcAAGCGACCGAGGGTCatcatcctcgacgagcccACGTCGGGTTtggactccgccgccgccgccgccatcgtctcGCTGCTCGATAACATCGCGCGCAAGTGCAAAGCCGCGGTGATCTGCACGATTCACCAGCCCAGCGCGCTGGTGTTTGCGGGTTTCCACAAGGTTTTAGTTCTCTCCGAGGGCCGGGTGGCGTTttgcggcgaacgcggcgacaTGGCTCCTTACTTTGAGAAGGTGGGCCAGGCGCTGTCCCACGACGCCAaccccgccgaggctgtcctcgacctcgtctCCAAGGACGCCACgtccgaggaggcggtgaaGGAGATCCTCGACAAGTGGGAGGCTTCCAACGATTCCAAGAGCCTCGCGCTCATGTCCAGCGGAGTGGAGGGCAAGGCGCCCccgtctcgccgcggctccggcgccggcgccgtggcgtccaccgcgcagGTGTTCAAGCGCCAGCTCtctctcgcgctcgtcgacccgCTTCAGTACACCGGGCGCCTCGCGGCTGTTCCCCCCATCGTCGCCTTTTTCGGCCTCGTGTACCTAGCGTCGAGGGACGAGAACCAGAAGCAGGTTCCGTTCCGGCTCTTTTACCTGTGGTGGGTCCTGGCCTTACCCGCGTGCATGAGCATCTCCACCCTCATCGGCACCAACAGGGACAACTTCTCGGTGGTGTacgagatccgcgcgggCATGTACAAGGCTTGGTCGTACGCGGCTTCCACGTCTTTGGTGCAGGTCCCCGCGCTCTTCTTGCTGGCGATGTGCatcaacgtcgccgcgttcgccgtggGCGGCTGGCCGTGGGATAACTTCATAACCTTCTCCCTGACCATCACCGCGACGCTGATGTTCTTCGACAACCTGGCGCAgctcctcgcggtggcgttcgTCAACCCCGTGCTCGGCATGCTGGCGTTCCTGGGCGTGTGGTCCTCGTCCATCATCTTCTGCGGGCTGGTGttccgcggcgaagacgtcgtGTGGCCTTTCAGGCTCTTCTACTACCTCATGCCCCTCAAGTGGACGTTCGGATCCGCGGGCTACGACCTGTTCATGCCCAGCACGTTCTCCGGCGCCGAAACgtgcgtccccggcgccgccatcgtctacgccgacggcgtcgcgtcgacgtgcccGCCCGTCGGGTTTTACTGCGACGGCATGACGAGCTCGTTCGGGTGTTGGGGCAGGACCGGCGAACAGGTGCTGGACACGCTGCAGATGTCGTACGAGTCCCTCTCGTCGACGGACCACCGCGGTAGGGACATCGGGATCCTCCTCGCgatggtcgccgcgctcaagctgGGGTACATCTTCATCCTCACGAAGAAGGTgtccgcgacggactcgcCCCAGAAGCCGGCGAAGGTTTCGCCCAAGCCCGCCAAGTGA
- the HEME2 gene encoding uroporphyrinogen decarboxylase chloroplast precursor (ChloroP and targeT predict 44aa cTP), which produces MAAVASVNTALLGARRNIANARATQSASSARPVLARSARGLTVRAADDAKEPRLVRAAKGLPVDRPPAWMMRQAGRYMKEYRDLAVKVPSFRERSENTDLIVEITLQPFRAFKPDGVILFSDILTPLPAIGIPFEIDDYKGPILDQPIRDAEGLKMMHDLDLDMLPFVGEALTTLRKEVGDEAAVLGFVGAPWTLATYIVEGGSSSTYKTIKSMTMTEPEVLKSILSKVADAVGDYVGYQIDAGAQCVQIFDSWGGQLPPHMWEQWSKPYIQQVVDKVRATHPGTPLTLYANGSGGLLERMATTGVDCIGLDWTIDMEDGRRRVGDKAVQGNVDPAVLFAPPEAIEKAVKDVVKKAGPTGHILNLGHGVLVGTPEESVKLFFDTAKKCTY; this is translated from the exons atggccgccgtcgcgtccgtcaacaccgcgctcctcggcgcgcgtcgcaacatcgcgaacgcgcgcgcgacccagtccgcatcgtccgcgagaccggtgctcgcgcgctccgcccgcGGCCtcaccgtccgcgccgccgacg ACGCTAAGGAGCCCAggctcgtgcgcgccgcgaagggccTCCCCGTGGACCGCCCCCCCGCCTGGATGATGCGCCAGGCTGGCCGGTACATGAAGGAGTACCGCGACCTCGCCGTGAAGGTTCCCTCGTTCCGCGAGCGCTCCGAGAACACCGACCTCATCGTCGAGATCACCCTCCAGCCGTTCAGGGCGTTCAAGCCCGACGGCGTGATCCTCTTCTCCGACATCCTCACCCCGCTGCCCGCGATCGGCATCCCCTTCGAGATTGACGACTACAAGGGGCCCATCCTCGACCAGcccatccgcgacgccgaggggctCAAGATGATGcacgacctcgacctcgacatGCTCCCCTTCGTCGGGGAGGCGCTCACCACGCTTCGCAAGGAGgtgggcgacgaggccgcggtgctcggattcgtcggcgcgccctgGACCCTCGCCACCTAcatcgtcgagggcggcagCTCCTCCACGTACAAGACGATCAAGTCCATGACCATGACGGAGCCCGAGGTTCTCAAGTCGATCCTGAGCAAGGTTGCGGACGCCGTGGGCGACTACGTCGGGTACCagatcgacgcgggcgcgcagtGCGTGCAGATCTTCGACTCCTGGGGCGGGCAGCTCCCCCCGCACATGTGGGAGCAGTGGTCCAAGCCGTACATCCAGCAGGTTGTCGACAAggtgcgcgcgacgcacccggGGACGCCCCTCACCCTCTACGCCAACGGCTCCGGCGGTCTGCTCGAGCGCATGGCCACCACCGGCGTGGACTGCATCGGGCTGGACTGGACCATCGACATGGAGGACGGTCGCAGGAGGGTGGGAGACAAGGCGGTGCAGGGGAACGTCGACCCGGCGGTGctgttcgcgccgccggaggcGATTGAAAAAGCGGTGAAGGACGTCGTGAAGAAAGCGGGCCCGACGGGACACATCCTCAACCTCGGACACGGCGTGCTGGTGGGTACCCCGGAGGAGAGCGTCAAGCTCTTCTTCGATACCGCCAAGAAGTGCACGTACTAA
- a CDS encoding predicted protein: MRAVWGVGDHVQCLHPGSACISGDTQVMASWEIVFSSMPPGQGLDVNCEQVRVHANDSWGFITCVERVDADSGVGTLAATNVFEVQDGEWKIIHHQAHGIQTMR, from the coding sequence ATGCGCGCGGTgtggggcgtcggcgatcacGTGCAGTGCCTCCACCCCGGCAGCGCGTGCATCAGCGGGGACACCCAGGTGATGGCGTCGTGGGAGATTGTCTTCTCGTCCATGCCCCCGGGGCAAGGCTTGGACGTCAACTGCGAGCAGGTCCGAGTCCACGCGAACGACTCGTGGGGTTTCATCACGTGCGTAGagcgggtggacgcggacaGCGGCGTGgggaccctcgcggcgacgaacgtgTTCGAAGTGCAGGACGGGGAGTGGAAGATCATCCACCACCAGGCTCACGGAATCCAAACCATGCGCTGA
- a CDS encoding predicted protein — protein RARLPAPQPVNQSFSLFSILRHAIGKDLTKISLPATINQPLTIIQRTVEDLEYIHLLYDALDARGINRMTALVAFCVSAFGGWYWRKEKPFSPTLGETYDWTSPDGRVRALVEQVEYFPPVCVWHVEGTSPGGTRFEMSGELAGISKFWGSYVEFLVNGCLHMRLPDTGERFSWEKAAMHVHNVISGDLWIDMVGTQRVVAHTTGETASFKLHRASKRERRGKVTGEIRDKDGAKFATVAGSAVGDVYVTPEPGYVGSETLDPRYRGQEGDPIFTWRGLAPDAMQQYGFTEFAMSLNELTREQLRNLPPTDSRLRPDTRALEDGDGHRANVSKAKIEEQNRRLDKERKKKKETHEPLWFEKRDGAGAASKSRKVNYLEHGEGLYKYKGGYWERRETGQW, from the coding sequence aGGGCGCGtctccccgcgccgcagccCGTGAACCAGAGCTTCTCGCTCTTTTCCATCCTGAGGCACGCCATCGGCAAGGATCTGACCAAGATCTCCCTCCCCGCCACCATCAACCAGCCGCTGACCATCATCCAGAGGACGGTGGAGGATTTGGAGTACATTCACCTGCTGTACGACGCcctggacgcgcgggggatcAATCGAAtgaccgcgctcgtcgcgtttTGCGTCTCGGCGTTTGGCGGGTGGTACTGGCGAAAGGAGAAGCCCTTCTCGCCGACGCTGGGCGAGACGTACGACTGGACGAGCCCGGACGGGcgggtgcgcgcgctcgtggaaCAGGTGGAGTACTTCCCGCCGGTGTGCGTGTGGCACGTGGAGGGCACGTCGCCGGGTGGGACGCGGTTCGAGATGAGCGGCGAGCTGGCTGGTATATCCAAGTTTTGGGGCTCTTACGTCGAATTTTTGGTCAACGGGTGCCTGCACATGCGACTCCCCGACACCGGCGAGAGGTTCTCGTGGGAAAAAGCGGCGATGCACGTGCACAACGTCATCTCCGGTGACCTCTGGATCGACATGGTGGGCACGCAACGCGTCGTGGCGCACACCACGGGCGAGACGGCTTCGTTTAAGCTCCACCGAGCGTCcaagcgcgagcggcgcggtaAGGTGACCGGGGAGATTCGCGACAAGGACGGCGCCAAGttcgcgaccgtcgccggcaGCGCCGTCGGGGACGTGTACGTCACGCCGGAGCCCGGGTACGTCGGATCGGAGACGCTCGACCCGAGGTACCGCGGTCAGGAGGGTGACCCGATTTTCACCTGGCGCGGTTTGGCGCCGGATGCGATGCAGCAGTACGGGTTCACCGAATTCGCCATGTCCCTCAACGAGCTCACCCGCGAGCAGCTCAGGAACCTTCCCCCGACGGACTCCAGGCTCAGGCCCGACACCAGGGCgctcgaggatggcgacgggcACAGGGCGAACGTCTCCAAGGCTAAGATTGAGGAACAGAACAGGCGGCTGGACAAGGAGAGGAAAAAGAAGAAGGAGACCCACGAGCCCCTCTGGTTCGAgaagcgcgacggcgccggcgcggcgtccaaaTCGCGCAAGGTGAACTACCTCGAGCACGGCGAGGGTTTGTACAAGTACAAGGGCGGCTACTGGGAGCGACGGGAGACTGGTCAGTGG